The following are from one region of the Oncorhynchus nerka isolate Pitt River linkage group LG8, Oner_Uvic_2.0, whole genome shotgun sequence genome:
- the si:dkey-219e21.4 gene encoding E3 ubiquitin-protein ligase TRIM62 — protein MADKDLITDDQRLEVSPGSLLSVQSGALDPLVEYQAVLQDGTLSLVPLDSHATGEGVVQPYPRSPKLLRKVAASRHLSEEQLSRRLEELQSERTRTKAHIQSLKKRKADLSRSTEVMKHQVRERVEGMRAALQRDQQAMMDSLELDRIETSARLDHVLKGWDQHLGQVQRSITTTQKSLGQTWTGGDKQNHPDNLSHKKPDASEAEIRLNEERFEKLLKTLRSFYKDLKAQLQRKTLLLDSFPVMMDRQTCHSKITVTGEGRGMCFSDFAQSSPEHPLQFDKVCCALGSVAVTTGQRYWEADVRCCSAWAVGVAYGCLDRKGRDKGAKLGRNRNSWCVELRHGRLSAWHNDRHVSCSASGRGVPGRVGVWVHYEKGKLAFYDAETMKVLQEFSAALTTVFDRVHHQFTEPLYPAFCFLRPSEGQVWPSHMEIRDINTPIAIHKCQ, from the exons ATGGCAGATAAGGACCTAATAACCGATGACCAGAGACTGGAAGTGTCCCCTGGCTCTTTGCTCTCAGTCCAGAGTGGTGCTCTGGATCCCCTTGTAGAATATCAGGCAGTGCTACAGGATGGCACTCTCTCACTGGTCCCCCTGGACAGTCACGCTACTGGAGAGGGGGTGGTTCAGCCGTACCCTCGCTCCCCAAAGCTGCTCCGCAAGGTGGCTGCATCCAGACATCTCTCTGAG GAGCAGCTGTCTAGACGCCTGGAGGAACTGCAGTCAGAAAGAACCAGAACTAAGGCCCACATTCAATCTCTGAAGAAACGCAAGGCTGATCTCTCT AGAAGCACAGAGGTGATGAAGCACCAGGTGAGGGAGAGGGTCGAGGGCATGAGGGCCGCCCTGCAGAGAGACCAGCAGGCCATGATGGACTCTCTGGAGCTGGACCGCATAGAGACCAGCGCCAGACTAGACCATGTCCTGAAGGGCTGGGACCAACACCTAGGACAGGTCCAGAGGAGCATCACCACTACCCAGAAATCCCTGGGGCAGACTTGGACAGGGGGCGATAAACAG AATCATCCTGACAATCTCAG CCATAAGAAGCCAGATGCTTCCGAAGCAGAGATCCGGCTGAACGAAGAGAGGTTTGAGAAGCTTCTGAAAACCCTACGCTCCTTCTACAAGGACCTGAAGGCCCAGCTTCAGAGGAAGACACTGTTGCTGG ATTCTTTCCCAGTGATGATGGACAGGCAGACCTGCCATAGCAAGATCACAGTGACGGGAGAAGGGCGAGGCATGTGCTTCTCTGACTTCGCCCAGTCTTCTCCAGAGCACCCTCTCCAGTTCGACAAGGTCTGCTGTGCTCTGGGCTCCGTCGCCGTGACAACGGGCCAACGCTACTGGGAGGCCGACGTCCGCTGCTGCTCCGCCTGGGCTGTGGGCGTGGCCTACGGCTGCCTGGACAGGAAGGGGCGCGACAAAGGCGCCAAGCTGGGGCGGAACAGAAACTCGTGGTGTGTGGAGCTCAGGCATGGCCGTCTCTCCGCCTGGCACAACGACAGGCACGTGTCGTGCTCCGCAAGCGGGCGAGGGGTGCCAGGCAGGGTGGGCGTGTGGGTGCACTACGAGAAGGGAAAGCTGGCGTTCTACGATGCCGAGACTATGAAGGTCCTGCAGGAGTTCTCTGCAGCCCTGACGACCGTGTTTGATAGGGTGCATCATCAGTTCACTGAGCCCCTGTACCCTGCGTTCTGCTTCCTAAGACCATCAGAGGGACAGGTGTGGCCCAGCCATATGGAGATACGGGACATCAACACTCCCATAGCGATCCATAAATGTCAATAA